CGCTAAACACCACCTCTCGACAAACCGACCTCCGTCCCGGAAAGTACGGGCTGTTCTGCCCCCACATGCTTCCATgtgaacattattattatttgtttaattattattttgggtttaatttttttaaaatatcttaatcGAATCGATTGGATTGTTCTATAGTTTAATCATCaaattgagggttaaattgCTTAATCGAGTTGAGAAATGAATAGATGGAagatcaaatacaaaaaaaattgaaaagaaaataaattccgAGTGTAtttaataagaaagaaaataaaagagataattattttcatattaatacatcaaattcgaataataaatgaaacaattttttaagaatCGAGTTATCAATCATGTCTTTTTTACGGTGTATGAAGATTAATCTTTTGAGAATTCATTATTACTTCTCCTAACACTTATCGATAAACTCGCATTTTCCAAACCTATCAAAGTAAtgaaccaaaagaaaattaaaaatataaaaattgaaggagtaataaatagaaatttttttccttaatacCAAAGTAGGGGagcaattaaatcatatttgttggtttatattttacaaattaaatataaaattaaacaaatccaCAATTAATGAAAGTTTATTCTATTAGtaaattcatgaaaattcaagcctaataatatttacaattaaatttaattaaattaaccataaaacttgaattaaacactaaaatttaacataattaccTTTggataccaaaatatataactgtTGACAAATACAGATACCatattggataaaaaataacaccGGTACCATATTAGAAAAAAGTATCAAACTCGGGtatcaaatgatatattaaacctatttcaaaattaatattattataataacttttttttaatacgATGCCTACTTTTATCCGTGACTAGGGGTGAAGGCAAGGTGTAAGTAGTGGCCTTGACCCCCAAAAAGGGTAGATTTGTCATTTaatctcttaattttttttattgaattacatgttagtataattatataaaattacattttggttcCTCCAAAAATTTATATTCATCCATAGCCTCTTATAGGATAATTTTTTGACTTCGCCTTGCTCATGACCCTTTTGCATCtcttaaattaaagaaaaaacacGTTTAAGCACGTTCGAACTCACGTCtttctcattattttaattaataacaattgTGTCAACTAGgctaaaattcaattcactatAATAGTTGTATTACTATTATTtagcaaaaaagaaaagtaaaaccTTGATTCGGAAGTTAATCAAGGAGTAGGCAAAATCTCgttccttaaaataaaaattaattacaatgttttaagtgaattaaatagtaaaaatgaatttgaactcttttaaaatttgaaattcaattttcacctttccaaaaataaaattttataattcagtCTCTCCAAAATTGTAttttctataataaaattacattttaactctataaaatctataatttataattccaaccttcaaaagaaaattgtatTAATCTCGAATTTATAAAGTttttacttattaaataaaaataaatcttcgGATGGGGTCCACGTGTTTGCCCCCACTAAAGGTAACAGCCACCGTCAGATCCGGCAATAATCATCCCAGCCGCACGTTAATTTATGAacatatatattgtattttaaaatattatttttttgaataaaaatattgtttttttaattagctggataatattatgataataaaataatatcccTACATTTGTTACCAAAATctacattttaaataataataggtttagaaaaaaaaaattaaaataattacagtTTTGGTCCCTCTATAATACtcaaaatagaatttaattattctactttAATTAGACAGCTTGATCTTTTTACTTGTATAATatcattagttaatttaaattgtaaataatattaacttattttagttaaaatattgatatggattttttttaaaaacacatttatatgaataaaaaagATTATGTTAGCATGATAAACTGGAATCTTCGTTCGCTGCTGATGGAGGATTCCTGCAAGATCGTAATGCTAGTGGATTATTGCCTTCAGTTGATATTTGGGCAATTGTGCAGTTCTGGATTCTGAACTTTGGGATATTTTCGATGGATTGAAACTTGTCCTTGATAGGGGAATTGATAGAGTCTTAATTCAGACAAACAGTCTTGAAGCAGTCAACACCATTCAAGAGGGAATAAGCGGAGATTCCAACTCTGCTTTGGTAAGGATAATTCATGCATTGTTGAAGCTTTTAAATTAATGGAGTATACAACATATTCCCCGAGAAGAAAATAAGCTCGCAGACGAAATAGTTAAGGAGGTATGAGACAGAAGAATTGGTTTACGTCTAATAGAAGATCGCATCTAGATGACTTCATGTTATTGTTGATTTTCTTAGTtgtatttttcttcaccaaatatatatataaggaatatatcttaaatttaaacacTATAGAATGACCAAAACTATAATTTAGCCAAAAATGAATATTCCTTATTTTCATTTATGGGTACgtgaaatcaatttaaattattataaataacaataattaaaaataataaaagctaGGGTTGAATAAATCTTAAAGACCCATGTCCCAATATTCTTCTAGGGATTGATgcttaaaagagaaaaactcCCTCCTTTTTTCAGTATAAATATCCTCCCTACACCCTATAAACTCCTCAttcaatctctttctttttcattttctttgatctcatttcttttgcttttttttttcgcCATTGATGGCTCCTAAGCTTTTagggttttcattaaaatggcgaTGATGAGAAGgggaaaaaaggggaaaaatatcAAGTATGGTCCTCTTTGTATTCTTCCACAGCTTTCTTGAACTGCAACTACGTCTTAGATGATGCATGTGAGCGGTTTTAAGTATCAATTGCGGTTCAATAAAGCTGTGGGAAGATACAAATAGGGCCAATGGAAAGGATTCAAATGCTTTATTATGGATTCTTTGGCCccaaaaatggaaatttctTTATATAGCCCCTTTAGTATTTAGGAAAtcacaaattaatataatggtGAAGTTACACGTTGAGcctcttaaaaaaaattatattcatttctGGCTCTCCTATGTTTGTAACTCACTCTTCCttcaatataattgtttatacaagaaaaaataataatttttttcataaccCTAATGAACATTTGTTTTTGGAGTTTTATGGTGTAGATCTGATCCATGAGGTGTCCATGCTTGAATtgccattttctttaattttttaatgttcttgtaTTGTCTATTTCCATCATGTTCTTGTTTTAAAGTTCAAGCAAATCATAGCCATTGTTCCACCAATAATATTCTGTGCATACATATTATTTGTTTCATTCATTGTTTTAGACCCAATCTTATAATTTCGaatacattttctttaaatttacattcattttattttcgaCCCTAAAAACTCTACTTTGGAGGGtcagaattgaattataaatttttagatattaaaatacaattttattattatattaatttataatttttaaaggattaaagtataattttatcattttaattaaggGGTAAGAGTTTGGCCAATGTGGCCATCCATCAGACATATGGATAGTGAGATAATGATCCTTCAAACACcccaaatacatataaaatctaaaacataATGAACATGCTCGTACCGAACACATACTTGTGTATAACATTAAATCTAAGTAATGTATATCATACAACTACTCTATTTTAGGGAGTTAAAAATGGATTATAAATCTTGGAAGAATTAAAGTACAATGttatcattatattaacttGTAAGATCTAAGTggcaatttaaccctttttttttctttagggGCGAAAGCCATTGTCTGCCCCTTATATATGCCATTGTTTACATCACATATCAAACCTGGATGAATTATGTTGAGAGTGACTCacttaagattttgaaatttcagtatTGACAAGTGAGATTTTCTAATTCAAGAAGATGTGGGAAATGGCAGCAAGAGGGATGGCTGAGACGGAAGAAGAAGGTAGCCAGATGAGGCGGTGGGTGGTGAGGATGAGGAGACCCAATGTTAAGAGGGAGAAGTGATGGTGGTCTTCAGGTTCGGGGTCGACGGCGGAGAGAAGGTGGCATTCGATATTCGACTTCGTTGCGGAGGAGGACAGGGCGGCCGCTGTTCGTCACCTCCGCCTTGGAGAAAAAGTTGGACATCCCAGCGACGTTGATCGATTAATTTTGGATACTTTTTTCTACCGATCGAAAATGACCTTTTTTGCTCCAAATTTTGTAACATACTTAAATAACTCCCTTAAAACAAAAATGGTACATAACTCAACTCCCGGTAAATTTATTTcgtaatttagaaatttaattaataatgtgaaaaaaaaattaaaacgtattctattaaaacatttttttaattattttaatttttaaacaatattttacatatataaaataattctaataatgtacattataaaaattttaaaatattatacgAATAGAGTATTTATAGCCTTAACCTTATTTTAAGATAattgtcatttatttattatgttttaaaaaattaataattttaaaatatttctaattatgCTGTTAAATTTAACCTAGTTATTTTAGGGCTCtcgtttttaatcaaataattctttaaattgatttaaaattcattttaatttttgaaacaaattatacagttttaataaattttaaaatctaacttGGGGTGCAGTTGATTTTGGacctttaattaaatattgtatttttatttgaaatagtttttataaattttataattttagacctttaattaaaattcattctaattttttattttaaatagttctAATACACAGTTTTTTAAGCCCATAAAATCCAAGATAGTATTGCATTTTTAGTTTCCTACATATTTTCCCAGGTACCAAACAGAAGATAATGCTTGATCCAAGTGATAGTAATAacaaaaagcaaaattaaaagcTTACATTTAGTAGGGTTGTCCGGTTCTCTTGAATACTTCACCTAAGAAATagagaaaacaaattaaaccaGCAAAATTAATGGGAacgaaaataaattagaattaaacttcaatatttctctaataaaaaattggagagAGGTTTTCGAAATGAGGAAGATTGACGAACCATGGCTGCTGTGTGGAACAGTTCGACTTCGTTCCCTACCACTGCAAGAGAGGAAGTACGGAGTTAGGGTTTCTTTAGCAAATAAAAGGGATAGgcattttagggtttaatattgGGCTTCCTTATTTTCTCGCCGAAAGTTTTAAGGGGTTTATTGGGCAATTTTCAATCCTACTTGCCCTCTATTTTCAAATAACAGttggattgttaaaattttgttaatatatattgtaGTCGCAATTCACAtcttcataaaaatttaaaaaatttccttagggtgggtttggatgggagATTGGGTGTGGTGCGGTGTACTGCAGTgcgtttagtttaatttttgtctcacgttacagtatcgctacagtgtTTAATCTCCTAaacaccgctgtttttacactaaccgcaggtaaacacaccgtccatccaaactcagccttagtcttttatttatttacttcgAAAATTTTGCACATGAAAAGGAGTAACATAAATAAGTTTGACCCTACCTATTCAGCGTTCTTTCCCTtccattaaaattaatactatttttTGCATTCACATTTAATGATAAGTAATCTATTTTAGTTTCCTCATGAACAAAAGaacatttaaatatcaaacgGGAAACTTGTCAATTAAAAATCCAGTCACTTGTTGTATCTCCTAGAGCCCTATATTGGTCAAACCAACTAAAAGTAACTTCACTCTTCAAAGAAATTCAAACccagaaaataataaaattgttgtaGCATGCGTTGAACTCCCACCATGGACTCCATTGTCCCCTTAGCAATAATCAATAATTAACAAAAGTAAAATGTGAgaattggatgaaatttaaGTAAACTATATATATAGAGTTGTCTTGTTCCATAATTTGAACAATATGTTTATTGAGAACAcgaaaaagataaaagaataaaattccTTCTGTGAGCCTATCTTTAGAGCATATGTTGGCGACAAACGTTGATCTATCATACCCCTTAATCAACTCTTGAGCAAGCATTATGTTGTCTATAAACTGTAATGCTTCCCCCTTTCACAAAAGCAACAAATAATGTGTAGAAGATGTGTGGTGAGCCTACTAACAATTATCCTAGTAATGCATTTGGGAACCAAGGTGGcaatatcttttaaccactatTAAGTGCTTGCATCTCAACTTCccttcttttatctttaactCGTGGAGAAATTTCACTAATATTTAACTGAAAATGTTTATACGTATAATTACCTTCTATAAACTCATAACTATTAtctgaaaatataaattaatatatttaaaaggcTTGGTGGTGCAAAACAATTCCTATACAAAAAGCGTTATGATTTAGAGGAAGAAATTCCacatcaaatgaagaaaattgaCGATCTCACACTCTGCATACTGTCAAGCAATATTTCTCTTATTGATTATTACACTAAAAAAGTGACTATACAAATTCAAGTTTAACATACATTCTTTAAATTCCTTGGTGTCTTTGGTGAGCAAtcatattgattttaaaattatcacaaaaaaaaaatcaaaatttaaatggttttaaaaaaatagatataaaaatgattttaaaacttcaaaaacctcCATTCCCAAAtactgtttttttattatataaaaatgattacaattcaattttttaaagtaagttgaaattattttaaggattttatttttataaattgataaaaaatcctataagatttgaatttaagttggtataaattttaaatcttcaactttatcgtttcaattaaaattttattttatttttatataaattttcgtGAAGATAACGGGAAATGGCAATAGTAGCAGGGCAGGGTGCGGTGTCCTCCAATCAAATTCAAAGGCCAATGGAGGACTCGTCTTCTCAGCCCTTCGATCATGATCAAACGGCTCCTGGCGCTTCCAAGTTCCTCTCAGACCTTCCCTCTCGTGGCCACCTCTCTTCCACCATCATCTCCTCAAATCTGGTTTTGCCgccttcttttttcctttcttactttcaatttcatctttaatCCCGATTGTTATTGTTGATTCttaatttttgagctttggTTGCTGAGAAAATGTGAAGATTGATAAGTGTGATATCGTGTGATAAAGTGAGTAGTTTTACTGAATTCAGCTTAAAACATGGGTTATGGTTAGCTCAAGAAGATAATCTTAAAGTAGGATCCAATGGTTTTAGCAGCGGAATAAATTGATTTAGGGTTCTGAATTGAGGTTTTAGGCTATCTTGAATTAGTTTGTTTCTTGATGATACTACAAATGTGGtgaaaattatgtttgattaatGGTTGCTAGGGTTTGACGATGGAGAGCAATTGGTTACTTGAGCTAATGAAAATCTAATATGGATCTTTGGAGAACCACACCAAAAGCTAGCTGTTGAGGTTTGAGAGCATAGATCCATATAAACCTCATAAGGAAATCGCATACTTTCTTATGTAATATGTTTTGAGACCGAGTTACTGTCAGGCGTTTGTATATAGAGATGTGTTCTAAAGTATGATATCTTCCAAATTGCCATTTTCGGTTGtctttagtaaattatttttggagGCCTTAGTTCAGCTTAGGATGATTTCCTGTCAGTTTTGGGTACCAAACGCTTGGATGCAACAACTGAATACAATATCATGTTTGCTTGTTGCGCATTCTCTTCCAAGCATGTTGGCCAGGGTTTTGCAGTTTAACATTTGACTTGGAAAGTAGAGGTCAAGTATGTATTTGACCTATTGAAAATTCTTTAAGAGTGAAATACGTTATTTCAAGACAGTGTTAGGATTTGAATATAAAGACTTGTTTAAAGTATGATATCTTGGAGTTGCTATTATCAGTTGTCTTTAGTAAAATTCTAGTTTCGGTTTGGGATAGTTTCCCGTGAGTTTTGGGTACCAAACACTTGAATGTACTAATTAAACACAGTGTCATGTTTGCCTGTTTAGCATTCTCTTGTAAGCACGCTTTATGATTGTTCCTTTCATCTGTTAAGTAATGAAGGATTAGGAAATTGCTGGTCTGGCACTGGAGGTCTTATCCTTTATGTTTGGTCTTTCTTTAGAATGTCCTGTGCTCCTCTCTTCAGCCTACATCAATTTCCCCATGTGTTCTGTGTGTCAATGGAGTTTAGATACTTCTCAAAGAATAGCTTTTTGTATTATCTCTctgtatttattttctttaacaatTACCTTAACTCTATCTTGCCACACAAAAGCGTCGCACATCAGGATCCTGGAAGATAGTAAGACTGTGGAGCCCCCTACCCACTTAGCTTCTTTTATTGCCCTGCTTTTGTTTCCATCTATCATTGGAACTCTTTAAGTATTTCATGCTATTTCTCTCAAAGAATCTTCCTGAaacatatagaaaaatataaccTATTTTCCAATTCcattcatataatataatatgccTATCGAAACAAGCTAAGAAGAGTTTCTTATTTGGTTAAAGAGCGAATCAGCTTGGTTAGGCATCTAGAGGGAAACTTGTTGGGTGACTGTGTAGCTTGAATTATTGCAATCATCTACAGTGCTGCAATATTTTGCATATATTGCAAAAATAATCATGAATTACTGCAATTACCTATACTTCTCTGTTGGATCAAAATTGTTTTGCTTATTTGCAAAGTTCTGCAGGGGGGGATGCGAGTTTATATTTGTGAGCACAATACTTCTCCTCCAGGTAACTGTAAACTTCAACTTATCTTGGACTTTCAATATGTCTTGAGGGAAACATATTCTTTACTTATGTCTTGAATTGATAATGCACTTTTTAACGTATCAGCGtttaatagtgattaaattgctattataatttgattttaatgttatatgttattgatttatggtTTATGCATAAATGTAAGAAAGTAAACAAATAGCTTTGTTTGTAGcctcttattttataatttgtacatGCATGCAATTATCTGCTTGTTATCTTGTGGATTCCCCAAGATAATAAGAAGAGTGCAAGAAAACTGCTTCGAGATTTGTTCTTATTCACAAGCTAGacaattttactcttccatgtATATCCAGAGATCCAGCACATAAAGACAGACCAACAAAACATACTCATTAGGTCGCTCATGCTTAATAACAATAAGGGCGGTTCCAGTTCAAAGGATGTGAAAGCTGCTGCTGAGGGTCCTAGAAAGAGGTATtgattttgtattatatttaactTAGCTTGTTACGATTCATTGTATACATTGGAGTTAATGGTCTTAGCAGTCTCTTTAATCCTCATTTCAGGATAGGGATCTGAACATCCTTTTGTAGCTTCATTCATGGATCGCATCATGTTATATTTGCATTCCAGTAATATCTAGAGCCAAAAGGCATCTTATTGCATGTGGTCAGACTTGATGTCTAGGCTAGATTGTTTTGACCCTGCCAATTTTTTCCCTCAGGGCTGCTGAAAAAGTCATGGATAGCAGCGCTTCACCAAAGAAAGccaatacaaaaaataattctCAATCGGGTCAGTCAATAGATGTTCTGTCCTAGTACTACATATGTATTTGCATCCATGGTTCAATTTATTGGGTCAACATTGTCATGAAACTAGAATGTCACTTAggccatatatatatttgatgtaCTAAAACGAGAATAACAATTTCCATacagaataataaataatactgATGCGttttgttttatgtattttatgtcAGCCTTGGCCCATCCATTGTCCACCATGCGCTTGATTTTTCTTCTATGATATTGATCATCTGTTAGAAGTCGGTCTCTTTCACTTGTTGTGTTGCTTATCCGTAATCAGACTAAGTtggatttatgaaatgtttggttTCATTCTACCGAGAATTATTATCTCGGGTTTCCCCTAACAACTTAAAAACTTGCAGTGGGATCAAGCAGTAGTGTAGCCGAGAAGGACTACCATAGTTTTACTGTAGAGAGACTTCGTCCTCTTCTTAAGGAAAGAGGACTTTCACCCAAAGGAAAGAAGGCATGTTCTTGAGAAACCTTTCTTCGATGCTTTTAACTTTTAAGCACCGTGATTGATTATAGTGGTCCAAGAGCAGTGTTTGGCGTCGTAGTTCATTTTAGGTGCAATACAACTACATTTGTCAAGATTATCTACTTGTTTTGGATGATAAGGCTACCTACTTGCATGATCGAATACGCTTAGCTTGTTAATGATTTGTTCTAGATCTAGTGATGTGTTGAACCGTGCAGGACGAGCTGATCGCACGCTTGAAATGTGTAAATGAATCAGCCAAGTAGTTGGATCAATGCGTCGGCCGTCGTAGGCGATGGATGTGGCCTAAAAAGGGAAGAGGTGGATGTGTAAATGTGTAGATGCTTTTATATATCTATGTAGGTGATCGGCGCGAGCATTATCGAAATTTTATCACTGATTTTCGGGTAGTATTCGTGTAATTACGTGAAATGATTTagtaattaaagtaaattatattatgtgcATTACAAGTAAAGGCTTGCAAATAAAATACAGGTTTTCTTCGTGAAGCTCTCCAATTGATTTAAAAGAATactgtttaaaaaatttattggaTAACATGTTGggtgttttatttaaaaataatataaaattacaattataataatattaattgccatttaaaaataaatatatatttcaattgaGTTGGTATTCAGTTAATTCATTATATTTACtcaatgaaaaatttataataaaaatagatatacaaaaataaatatatatttcattccaAATAATAGAATAGattaccatttttttattaacaatccaaaaatttaaattaatgataTGTTAGCAACAGGTAATAGCTCctattttggtacctaaaacTTTGGATTTAAGCCACGTAATTTTCCctaaattgtaatgaataaAAATCAGACTAAAAtgtcaattaaaattcataatttataaaattaaaataaatttataatttatattgtaGGTCCTTTTAGGCGTATGGATAAATTTAAGTTgttattttagctttatttttatcactttgaTCTTCATGTCTAGAGTTttagttaatttgtttttgaaaagaGAAGGTAATTGAAGTGTTTGGTATGACTTACATGTATTTCATTGAGTTTTATagatttgtcatttttttttaaaattttatgaggTGAGGCCTAATTGCAAATTGCCCaataaacccaaaaaaacaTTGGGCGGGAAAATAAGAAAGCCCAATAGAAAATCGTAAACCCTAAAAAACCATCCCTTTTATTTGccaaagaaaccctagctacgCACCTCTTCTCTTGCAGCGGTAGGGAACCAACTGTTACACACAGCGGCAGCAGCAGCCATGGTTCGTCAATCTTCCTCATTTCGGAaacatcttttcattttttttcttagagAAATATTCAAGTTTCATTCCAAATTAGTTtcgttttcattatttttttattggtttgatttgttctctctctctctctctcttttataGGTGAAGTACTCAAGAGAACCGGACAACCCTACTAAATGTAAgcttttaattttgcttttatcACAATCACTTAAGATCGAGTCCTATTTTCTGTTTGGTAGCTGGGAAAAAAATGTAGGAAACTGAGATGCAATATTCAGTTGGATTGTAATGTAATGGCTTTAGAACTCGCTTTAgttcattgaaaaaaaaatggaactTGATTGTTggtttattttgttgacttcCGTTTCAGCTTGCAAAGCTAGGGGTTCTGACCTTCGTGTTCATTTTAAGGTATGCTGATTTCTTTTCATCGGTTATCTGTGGATATGAAATGTTGCATCGTTATGTGAATCATTTATTCTTTTAAGTATTCATGCCCGACACTTATGTTTTGgaaatcattcaaatacatgaaaatttcgAAAAATATTCAATGCACCCGGGTCCCTAACATTCAGGTCCGAGTAGTATTGTTTTCATGGTATTACATTAAATGTACAAACAATTTACATGTAGATTACTAGGATTCGTACTTTTGCTTCGTTTCGAGCTATGGTTCTACTTGTTGCGTATTATGTCAATGGGAGATGCTTAGTTTCAGGCTATGGTCTTATTATGCTAATAACAATGTCAACACCCTTTTATTAGGCAGGGGTGAAGCCAGAACAACTTTTGGGGGGggcgaatgaaattttaattttttatagtctatatatttataatttttaaaggattaaatcgaatttttataattgtaggga
The Gossypium raimondii isolate GPD5lz chromosome 8, ASM2569854v1, whole genome shotgun sequence DNA segment above includes these coding regions:
- the LOC105792857 gene encoding uncharacterized protein LOC105792857 isoform X2; translation: MAIVAGQGAVSSNQIQRPMEDSSSQPFDHDQTAPGASKFLSDLPSRGHLSSTIISSNLGGMRVYICEHNTSPPEIQHIKTDQQNILIRSLMLNNNKGGSSSKDVKAAAEGPRKRAAEKVMDSSASPKKANTKNNSQSALAHPLSTMRLIFLL
- the LOC105792857 gene encoding uncharacterized protein LOC105792857 isoform X1, producing the protein MAIVAGQGAVSSNQIQRPMEDSSSQPFDHDQTAPGASKFLSDLPSRGHLSSTIISSNLGGMRVYICEHNTSPPEIQHIKTDQQNILIRSLMLNNNKGGSSSKDVKAAAEGPRKRAAEKVMDSSASPKKANTKNNSQSVGSSSSVAEKDYHSFTVERLRPLLKERGLSPKGKKDELIARLKCVNESAK
- the LOC105792857 gene encoding uncharacterized protein LOC105792857 isoform X3, whose product is MAIVAGQGAVSSNQIQRPMEDSSSQPFDHDQTAPGASKFLSDLPSRGHLSSTIISSNLGGMRVYICEHNTSPPEIQHIKTDQQNILIRSLMLNNNKGGSSSKDVKAAAEGPRKRAAEKVMDSSASPKKANTKNNSQSGRADRTLEMCK